One part of the Sciurus carolinensis chromosome 4, mSciCar1.2, whole genome shotgun sequence genome encodes these proteins:
- the LOC124982262 gene encoding ubiquitin carboxyl-terminal hydrolase 17-like protein 6, with amino-acid sequence MAPVGTQLTPREKLSLSWQRPSGAGAGLKNMGNTCYVNATLQCLTYTPPLANYMLSQEPSQTCPPHRVCMLCVMQAHMTRALHHPGDVIRPLPALAAGFHTWQQEDAHEFLLFTLDALQKACLRGHKQPGAGSQDITLMHQIFGGCWRSQIKCLCCHGLSDTFDPYLDITLDIMAAQSVQQALEQLVKPEWLEGENAYHCGVCLKKMPACKTLSLQTASKVLMLVLKRFSVLTGDKIAKQVLYPECLDMQPYMAQQSSGPLAYALYAVLVHAGVSCHSGHYYCYIKAGNGQWYKMDDAKVVACDITCVLSQCAYILFYVQKSELEPDSGSVSLDREPSAVGTEDSVLGVAQGELQGDSCSHMEESEEPLGGTVARQLTLDLWKFLQEQNQPKSESNPRKVEFTLSPNGVTTQQSKHRGGQRIHDNQEINEPNKATKSRVGEESMNTGIGGRARTKKRKNKQVKKLRWCSSNPVRG; translated from the coding sequence ATGGCTCCTGTAGGGACACAGCTGACTCCTAGGGAGAAACTATCTCTGAGCTGGCAGAGACCTTCTGGGGCTGGTGCTGGACTGAAGAATATGGGAAACACTTGCTATGTGAATGCCACTCTGCAGTGTCTGACATACACCCCTCCACTGGCCAACTACATGCTGTCCCAGGAGCCTTCCCAAACCTGTCCTCCTCACAGGGTCTGCATGCTGTGTGTGATGCAAGCTCACATGACACGGGCTCTCCACCACCCTGGGGATGTCATTCGGCCCCTGCCTGCATTGGCTGCTGGCTTCCACACATGGCAGCAGGAGGATGCCCACGAATTTCTGCTGTTCACCCTGGACGCCCTGCAGAAAGCATGTCTGCGTGGGCACAAGCAGCCAGGGGCTGGCTCCCAGGACATCACCCTCATGCACCAAATATTTGGAGGGTGCTGGAGATCACAAATCAAATGTCTCTGCTGCCACGGCCTTTCAGACACTTTTGACCCCTACCTGGACATCACCCTAGACATCATGGCAGCTCAGAGTGTGCAGCAAGCCTTGGAGCAGTTGGTGAAGCCTGAATGGCTAGAGGGGGAAAATGCTTATCACTGTGGTGTTTGTCTGAAGAAGATGCCAGCTTGCAAGACCTTGAGCCTGCAGACTGCCTCAAAGGTTCTCATGCTTGTACTGAAACGATTCTCTGTTCTCACGGGTGACAAAattgctaagcaggtgctctatcCTGAGTGTCTTGACATGCAGCCATACATGGCTCAGCAGAGCAGCGGCCCTCTGGCCTATGCCCTCTATGCCGTGCTGGTCCATGCTGGGGTGAGCTGTCACAGTGGACATTACTATTGCTACATAAAAGCTGGGAATGGCCAGTGGTATAAAATGGACGATGCTAAGGTAGTGGCCTGTGACATTACTTGTGTCCTGAGTCAGTGTGCATATATCCTCTTTTATGTCCAGAAGAGTGAACTTGAACCTGACAGTGGGAGTGTGTCACTAGACAGGGAACCGAGTGCAGTTGGAACTGAAGACTCAGTCTTGGGAGTCGCCCAAGGAGAGCTCCAGGGAGACTCCTGTAGCCACATGGAGGAGTCAGAGGAGCCCCTGGGGGGCACAGTCGCCAGACAACTCACCCTAGATCtgtggaagttcctccaagaaCAGAACCAACCAAAGTCTGAATCCAACCCCAGGAAAGTAGAATTCACTCTGTCTCCCAATGGAGTCACCACTCAGCAGTCAAAACACAGAGGAGGGCAGAGAATTCATGATAACCAGGAAATAAACGAGCCCAACAAGGCTACCAAGAGCAGAGTCGGTGAGGAGTCCATGAACACTGGTATTGGAGGAAGGGCCAGAAccaaaaagaggaagaacaagCAGGTCAAGAAGTTGCGGTGGTGTTCTAGCAATCCAGTACGAGGATGA